In Candidatus Pantoea floridensis, the genomic window GTCACGGCCGAGGCGCTATTGGCCGTTTTGGATCAGGTCAAAGATCAAGGTTTTGGCGAAGATAATGAAGAGCAGGAAGAGGGCTTACGCTGCATCGCGGTACCGGTATTTGACCGTTTTGGTGTGGTGATCGCCGGGCTCAGTATCTCATTTCCGACTATCCGCTTCTCCGAAGAGGCGAAAAATGAATATGTTGCGATGCTGCATCGTGCAGCACGAAATTTGTCCGAACAGATGGGCTACCACACTTATCCTTTTTAACGATTAAAAACGGGCTGTTGCCAGCCCGTTTCATCATTAGTTATCGACGACTTCGCCACTTTTCTTCAGCAGTGGACAATCCGTTACGCCAACGATTCCGCTATCTGTGTGCAGGTACTGTGCCGTGATCATGCCGCGCGCCGTTAAGTAGCTACACTGCAGTCCTAATCCTGCCGCATTCTTATTGCTACCGGTGAGGACACCATAGCCCGTAAGCAGCATGGCCAGCCAAATCAGCGCTACTAACCCAATCGTGCGAATAAGTAATTTCATGCTTTCTGTTCTCCTTGTGATACATAACGCAGCTGTCCTGACGTTGCTGCCAAACCTACTGTAGTAGCATGCCTCGCTTTAGCCAACGGATCGATCAGAGATAACTGAAAGACGTAACGCTGCGGGATAATCTGCTTTCAGCCGCTACCCATTATCTTTTCTGCCGCCAGCGAGTAGAATCAGCGGCGGAGTAGAGATTTGATTTTTGACTATAGAGGCAGTTATGAATGAATTAGCCGCAAATACCAGTCCGCTGTTAACCTATGGCGTCCTGTCCCTGATCATTATTGTGGCCTT contains:
- a CDS encoding YobH family protein, translating into MKLLIRTIGLVALIWLAMLLTGYGVLTGSNKNAAGLGLQCSYLTARGMITAQYLHTDSGIVGVTDCPLLKKSGEVVDN